A genomic region of Drosophila simulans strain w501 unplaced genomic scaffold, Prin_Dsim_3.1 Segkk87_quiver_pilon, whole genome shotgun sequence contains the following coding sequences:
- the LOC123327444 gene encoding uncharacterized protein LOC123327444, producing MMLRLVQRAHLWEDLQSHKTLGRVSSSSPISSLLPFLDQFGLLRVGGRLRNSSLEFDGRHPKILPRSHPVTLAIISHYHESNLHAGPRALLGAIRSQYWPIGGRKTVTKAVNRCIRCFRIKPRLTEHIMADLPKERLEGSHAFEVAGIDFCGPFFHKSDTRNKPAVKCYVCVFICFATKALHLELIKDLSTVAFLCGLKRFICIRRTPKQIWSDNATNFVGAKNELLELRRLFLSSEH from the coding sequence ATGATGCTGCGGTTGGTGCAGCGCGCGCATTTATGGGAGGACCTGCAGTCCCATAAAACGCTGGGAAGAGTTTCCTCGTCTAGTCCCATATCATCGCTCTTGCCGTTCCTGGATCAATTTGGACTTCTTAGAGTAGGCGGTCGCCTCCGGAATTCGTCATTGGAAtttgatggccgccacccgAAAATCCTTCCAAGGTCCCATCCGGTGACTCTAGCAATTATCTCGCATTACCATGAAAGCAATCTTCATGCCGGACCTCGAGCTCTTCTGGGTGCAAttcgatcccaatattggcctattggggggaggaagacggttacTAAGGCCGTGAACAGGTGCATCAGATGTTTTCGGATTAAGCCGCGGCTGACAgagcacataatggcggaCCTTCCCAAGGAGCGCTTGGAAGGATCTCACGCTTTTGAGGTTGCTGGTATAGACTTCTGTGGACCCTTCTTTCACAAGTCGGATACTCGCAACAAACCCGCGGTTAAATGCTACGTCTgcgtatttatatgctttgcaACCAAGGCACTGCAcctggagctgatcaaggatCTCTCGACAGTTGCGTTTCTGTGCGGACTCAAGAGGTTCATATGCATCCGGCGGACGCCGAAGCAAATTTGGTCAGACAACGCCACCAACTTTGTCGGCGCCAAAAATGAACTTCTGGAACTTCGAAGGTTATTTCTCAGCAGCGAGCATTAA